One stretch of Hemiscyllium ocellatum isolate sHemOce1 chromosome 27 unlocalized genomic scaffold, sHemOce1.pat.X.cur. SUPER_27_unloc_3, whole genome shotgun sequence DNA includes these proteins:
- the LOC132808039 gene encoding gastrula zinc finger protein XlCGF9.1-like, giving the protein MAWNEEFAVGIGSARVAEAPAMEKPEESRPMEKPWKCGDCKKVFRFPSALEIHRHSHTGERPFPCPECGKAFSDSSHLLRHQWVHTGERPFPCPECGKAFSDSSHLLRHQWVHTGERSFSCPECGKAFSDSSHLLRHQRVHTGERPFPCQVCGKAFSNSSNLLRHQWVHTGERPFSCPKCGKDFTRSSYLRSHQRVHVPSQGD; this is encoded by the coding sequence ATGGCCTGGAATGAGGAATTCGCGGTGGGGATAGGCTCTGCACGTGTGGCTGAAGCTCCAGCCATGGAGAAACCAGAGGAATCCCGCcccatggagaaaccatggaagtgtggcgactgcaaAAAAGTTTTCCGTTTCCCGTCggccctggagattcatcggcacagccacactggggagaggccattcccctgccccgagtgcgggaaggccttcagcgattcctcgcacctgctgaggcaccagtgggtccacactggggagaggccgttcccctgccctgagtgcgggaaggccttcagcgattcctcccacctgctgaggcaccagtgggtccacacgggggagaggtcattctcctgccccgagtgtgggaaagccttcagcgattcctcccacctgctgaggcaccagcgtgtccacacgggggagaggccgttcccatGCCAAgtgtgcgggaaggccttcagcaattcctctaacctgctgaggcaccagtgggtccacacaggggagaggcccttcagctgccccaagtgtgggaaggaCTTCACCCGCTCCTCCtacctgcggagccaccagcgagttcatgtgccatcgcagggggattga